Proteins co-encoded in one Methylobacterium sp. WL1 genomic window:
- a CDS encoding aldehyde dehydrogenase family protein, with protein sequence MSNLEAATGSAPAILSKQMLIGGAWRSAVSRRTIIVENPGRREPLGEVPRGETADVDLAVHAAAAAFPSWAKVAARDRGRILLAIGEALESRQEELARLIASETGNALRTQARGEARMVADTFRYFGGLGGELKGVTIPLGEVQLSYSRREPLGVVGAIVPWNAPAQLASLKIAPAICAGNTIVLKAAEDAPLAVLMIAEICQDHLPPGVVNVVTGYGRECGEPLAAHPLVRKLSFTGSTAVGKSIMRAAAERVAPVSLELGGKSPSIVYPDADEDWVLDGIVASMRFTRQSQSCTAGSRLFLHADIYDAFLDRLVARTSALKIGDPLDEATDVGSIINERQFTKVCDYVSDGLSRPESRLVTGGLPPKEGPLTRGYFALPTIFADTSNDWRLAREEIFGPVLVAIPWRDEDEAIRMANDSHYGLAAYIWSRDIGRALRAAHAVEAGWVQVNQGGGQALGQSYGGIKESGIGREMSLEGMLDSFTEMKSVNVNLALPPPRAAR encoded by the coding sequence ATGTCGAATCTGGAAGCCGCGACCGGCTCAGCGCCCGCCATCCTCTCGAAGCAGATGCTGATTGGCGGCGCGTGGCGGTCGGCCGTCTCCCGCAGGACCATCATCGTCGAGAATCCGGGGCGGCGCGAGCCTCTCGGCGAAGTTCCGAGGGGCGAGACGGCGGATGTCGACCTCGCCGTCCACGCCGCGGCGGCGGCGTTCCCGTCTTGGGCCAAGGTCGCGGCCCGCGACCGAGGGCGGATACTGCTCGCCATCGGCGAGGCACTGGAGTCCCGGCAGGAGGAGCTGGCGCGCCTGATCGCGAGCGAGACCGGCAATGCCCTGCGCACCCAGGCGCGGGGCGAGGCCCGCATGGTCGCCGACACCTTCCGGTACTTCGGGGGGCTCGGGGGCGAGCTGAAGGGCGTCACGATCCCGCTCGGTGAGGTTCAGCTCAGCTATTCCCGGCGCGAGCCCCTCGGCGTGGTCGGCGCCATCGTGCCCTGGAACGCCCCGGCCCAACTCGCCTCGCTCAAGATCGCGCCCGCGATCTGCGCCGGCAACACCATCGTGCTCAAGGCCGCCGAGGACGCGCCGCTCGCGGTGCTGATGATCGCCGAGATCTGCCAGGATCATCTGCCGCCGGGCGTGGTCAACGTCGTCACCGGCTACGGCCGGGAATGCGGCGAGCCGCTCGCCGCCCATCCCCTGGTGCGCAAGCTTAGCTTCACCGGCTCGACCGCCGTGGGCAAGTCGATCATGCGGGCCGCGGCCGAGCGCGTCGCTCCGGTCTCCCTCGAACTCGGAGGCAAGAGCCCATCGATCGTCTATCCCGACGCCGACGAGGATTGGGTGCTCGACGGGATCGTGGCTTCGATGCGCTTCACCCGCCAGAGCCAGTCCTGCACGGCTGGCTCGCGCCTGTTCCTTCACGCGGACATCTACGACGCGTTCCTCGACCGACTGGTCGCCCGCACCTCGGCTCTCAAGATCGGCGATCCGCTCGACGAGGCGACCGATGTCGGCTCGATCATCAATGAGCGACAGTTCACGAAGGTCTGCGACTACGTCTCGGACGGACTCAGCCGCCCGGAGTCGCGGCTCGTGACTGGCGGCCTGCCGCCAAAGGAGGGGCCGCTCACCCGCGGCTACTTCGCGCTGCCGACTATCTTCGCCGACACTTCGAACGACTGGCGCCTCGCCCGGGAGGAGATCTTCGGGCCGGTCCTCGTGGCGATCCCCTGGCGGGACGAGGACGAGGCGATCCGCATGGCCAATGACAGCCATTATGGGCTCGCCGCCTACATCTGGTCCCGCGACATCGGCCGTGCCCTGCGGGCGGCCCACGCCGTCGAGGCCGGCTGGGTTCAGGTCAACCAGGGCGGCGGGCAGGCGCTCGGCCAGTCCTACGGTGGGATCAAGGAAAGCGGCATCGGGCGGGAGATGTCGCTCGAAGGCATGCTCGATAGCTTCACCGAGATGAAGAGCGTGAACGTCAACTTGGCGCTTCCCCCGCCGCGGGCCGCCCGGTGA